GCAAACTATATCTATGGTAAGGCATCCCTGCTCTATAGAGGGGTAGTAGGACCCAGTAAAACATACCATTCTTACATTCTAATTGTCGTTAGAAAATGAGTGTGGTGCATTCCGTCCAGCTTCTGGCAGAGCGACTTGAAGGGCAAGTGACCTGACTACTGCCTGGACTATACCTGTTCTCTGAACCCCTATCCAGGTTTCTGGACTCAGTACCCTTTGTCAGAACTAATCTTGCATCAGCCACTCATTCTGTTGCTCAGTGCAGATGGAGAGGATGGATTGCTTACCTCCATTTGCATAGTTTGGATAGAAAATAAATCTGCctgctttttctgatttttttttttttaatgagacttAACCAGCAGACTAATTTTAGTCACTTTTTACAAACTGGATAAAGAGCTTTTTGATTTTCCAACTTCGAGCTGGTAGAGCTTGAGCCTGTGACTCAGGAACTCCATGATTCAAGTTCTTCCTCGCAAAACCCTGGATGTTTTTCAAAGCTCTGGCTTAGTTCCTGGCTTTATTAATTGGGCGAGAACTTCCTGGACTCAGGATGTTAATCTGaacctttttgttttgctaCCGATCTGAACAATTCCTATTATGGCTATAGCGTATCCCTTGCAGACCCAACTTGGTTTTAGGCcaaatttaaaatagatttgtttttccttttagttctttcattattttgctgttgGGCTGAAATTGTACTGCAAACTGATCGAGGATGTTGGTTTGGGTCTTTGAGATGTGTAACAAAATATACAAAGAGTGTGATTGaattatttgtttctgtgtgagTGGCATGGGCTTTGGGTGCACAGCACACTTAAAATGCAGCAGTGTTGTGAGTAATGCAAAACCAGTGTGGTTTATTGTTGGGAATGTGGTCAACCAATTAAAGAATATGAAAGCAAGTCAGGATTCCTGAGTTCTGTCTTTAGTGTGGTTGTGTGGTACCGAGTTGGTTGGTGGAGTGGAGTTTGGCTGTGCAACCATTTCTTTTGCGTTTAAGTGGGGAATGTGATCATGCTACGTTAAGATATTAAGTGCTCTTAATGCCATAAAGCCACTTCTTGTGCAGAAGAGAGAAGCACAGGCTCTTGTTTGCATCTGTTTCTTTAGGTGTTAGGTAGCATCCTTCTGGATAAAGTTTTAAGAGCTGCTGTTTAAATTCAGTGCTTGTTTGGTGAGTGAGATACACTTTAGATGTTACTGCCTATACTGTGCAGGTTCAAAGGTTCAGAGTTTGTATACAGAACACCTCTgtccagagctgctgctgaggcaTATCTCAGCAGAACAAGGTGTGTTGAAAACAATACAAGACAAAGCCCAGAGCAAGCGTGGTGGCTGCTAAATGCAACACGTTAAGTGGCCTTGCTGCCTGTAAACCACAGCTTGAGACAGCAGGCTGCTTCCCTTTTCAGACCTAGCTGGGAGTTAAGCTTATTCTTTGCTTGCTCGTTTGTAAGCAACTGCTGTAGGGGTTATGTTTATCTTCTTCAGGGTAACAGCTTTGAGTTGATGCATGGTTGTGACACTCTGCAACGTCTCTAACAGTTAGTTGTGTGTCTTTGGACACATAATCTGTATTTACTGTATGATTGGGACAAGGGCAAATATTGGCTAAGCTTTGATACTATAGGAACAAAGATTTATGTAGCCATTAAATAaccaaaagaaaagtaagatgGAGGTTTGTTTCCACTGTGATTTAAAGGCAAATTACAGCACAGGATGATCAAAGTTGCATTTTGTCCTCTGGAATTTGAATCTAAGTCTTGAAAACTTCATGAAAAGATGAGCTTCAGAGTTTGTGCGAACCATTTTCTAAATGAAGTGGAAGAGTGGAATCTTATAAGGGTATTGTTTCAtccttaaaaagaaagttaaacTGTGTCATTTCTGAAATCCTGTTGTCCAATGCTGCTTGGTTGCAGGGCAGCTGCCTCTTGCAGCTGGGCAATGGTGTGAACTTAATGGATCCAAGCTTCCAGCAAAAACTGGAGGGTGAAAAGGAACTACTTCGTCGTGCTAtacagaaagaactgaaaattaaagaGGGAGCAGAAAACCTGCGTAAAGCaacaacagacagaaaaaatcTTGCTCATATAGAGCACGTGCTGAAATCCTCCAACCGCAAACTGGAACAACTTCATTGGGAACTTCAGGAGCTGAATGCGAGGATTGTAATAACTGACAAGGAGGACAGCAAGACAGGTATGCCATGGGTCACGGCTGACAGGAAAATCTTGTGGTGCTCCAATGCTAGCGGGGATTTTACCTGTTGGTATTCAGCTGATGAAATAATCTGTGCAGTAAAAGGTTGGGAATGGAGGCAATTGAGGTGAAAGAAGTCAGGCAACATGAGAGATTAGTGTAGAGGGAAGAACGCTGGGCACGGACAGTATTTAGGAGCAGGCTGTAGGTGAAGTTGAAGGGATCTGAATAGAGTTTCTAGGCAGTTGAACACTGAAGTGCCTTATGGGATGTGAATAAGTATAAAATTGAAAGAGTGATTGGTAGGAGTAGTTCactgataaaaagaaatacttagaAACTGAAGCTTCATTTGCAACAATATTTTGCAGTCAGTTTTGTAGAGAATAGAGACCTTTTTATGTGTTATTTTGTAACTTAACCTTCTTGTGTGGAATCATTTAGAACATGCAGTGAAATAACTCAAGAAAAGACAACTAATTATGTTTATGACATAGTTTGTGCAGATGGATCTTTATCTCCTGACCCTTGCCTCTGGGAAAGAAACCCAGATCCCCTGGCAAGGAAGGTTGAAgctctgaaaaagcagctgcatgttGAAATGAAAGTCAAGCAAGGAGCTGAGAATATGATCCAGATGTATTCAAGTGCAACATCCAAGGTAAGCAGGAATAAACAACAATTTGGGAATATCAATCCCTGGAATTAAATATATCTTATTTAATATACATTAAATCCATGTACAAACTCTCTCTGCTAATTGGTGTGTGAAAGAAATTAATCTGTGAAGCATGCTTGACTGAATCCCAGCTCTGCGTTTTGGTGCTCAGCATAGTGACAGCAGGTTATGATACTGCATGGGACAACCAGTCATATGAAGATAACATGTTACAGCAAGTCCAACACATAGATTGCAGGAATTGAAAAGGAATTGGCTGGCACATATATCATTTGTCAAGAGCTTAAGCTAATCTATAATTACTGGATGTTAGGGCAAGGCTTTTCTGGAAGGGCATTTTTAGTCCACTTTGGCCCATGGTATGGTTGCTGGTGCCTTTTATGAATCATGTGGTGATTACTGTTAGAGGGGAATTATTAGACCAGCCAGACTGGCACAGTCTAGCAATTTTGCTCCTTACAGCAGTTCTTCCATGGCAAATGCTGATTGTGCTTCTGCTCTTGAATGCTGCTTAATGGTATTAATGATGGAGTTGggaatctttttttaatttttatttttatttcttacctCAGCCACCTAAATCCTTCTGTGAAAAGTTCTAGTTAGATAAAGAGTTGCTGTAGGCACTCTCATTCATTCCTAAATAGATGGATGACCTTTTGGAAAAATCTTACTTACATACTACAGACTTTTCATGATTCCTTTGGTGTAGATGCTGAACTTGGCTGACTGAATGTCCATGTAGATGTGTTAAGACATCCAACCTCAATGTTCATAGTGACTTGAGCTTGGAGGCAGATTTGAGTTGGAGAAAAGTATCTCATAGGAAGTAGCATGATAGAAGTGATATCTCTAGAAAACAGATATTCTCTAACTCTCTTTAGCTTGAGAAGATAGTGAGGGTAGTATAAGAGGTACATTCAGTTGGTAATATGAggaaaattaagttaaaaagtGTTGATATTGTCGATATCTCTTTATTTGAGAgaaattttcagtgctttacTAGTTTCATATTCATCCCACTTACTGAATTTGGCATAATCATATTTAAAAGTCAAAAGTCAAGCTTAATTCACTAAGACCAGCAGTGTACAGGCATGTGCTATTCTGATATTCTCAAACATTATGCTCAAGAATACTGTAAGTACGACCAAGTAGTGAACCACAGGTCTCAGCTGACTGCAAGATTTGGTTCTAACTGACGTATCTATAAGGCATTTTGTAGcaactcatctttttttttccccccttggTGTCATAGTCCATCAAAGACTCCTTGGCCTGTCCTTTCTCTCTAAAAACTGAGATAATGATCTCGAAGTCCTTGATCCTCAGCAATGTCTCTTTTACATAAATGCTTACATATGCTATTTCAGAATTGTTTATATGATCCTTATTGCAGGTAGCATCTCACTCCTTAGCTGAACACATTGCCataatctatttttaatgatCATGGTCCTTTCTCTGTACATGCTTTCTGTTTGGCAGGAGCGGAAGCTGCTGGCTACAGCTAAGCAGATGCTTCAGGATAGTAAGACAAAGATTGAAATTATCCGCATGCACATCGTGAAGGTATCTCAGTCAGCAGGAGGGATGGAAGATACGGTGGATCCAGCAGGTAGGATGTGTTAAGTAAAAGATGTGACCAAAGCCTTAAGATCCAGAATGGTCTATTTTGATTCTCACTGTATTTTATCTCCCAAATACCCAGTGAGGCTGGGAGCCACCATCAGTGCTGTGGAGCTGCGCATTGAGGAGCTGAGGCATCGTCTACGCATTGAAGCTGCTGTCGCTGAGGGGGCAAAAAATGTGCTGAAGATCCTAGGAGGGAGTCGTGTACAAGATCGCAAATTTTTGGCTGAGGTAAGCACTTATTCAGGTCTTCTTAAAGAGCAGTTTCATGCCTCAGCACCAGTGATTTAACCTGAATGAGCAGAACTAACCATAAGTTATGAATTTGGCAAATTCCTGACTGTGAGAACAGACTGTTTGGGATCACTTTCTCTTCCAGGGATAATATTCCTTACTTTGGTGAAACTACTTAGAAACTACTTAGACACCTATGAGGCAGTCAGGATCTGTTGGAAAATATTCCCTCAAGTTCTTTGTTATTAAGATGTTATCGGCTCTTTTTTTGAGACCAACTCTAGTTGTTCATAAAGGAATAGTAGTACCTGGACTGGAGCTGTTCCTTTGAAAACTTCTGCCTGCTTTCTGTTCTACTTCATATTGCTAGGCTCAGGGTCGTTTGCAAGAGTCCTCCCAGAAGATTGACCTGCTGCGCTTGTCCTTGGAACGTCAGCTTAGTGGGCTTTCTCCAGATCACCCAAAACGAGCACTCATCAAGCAGGAATTAGTAAATACCTCTTCCCTGGGAGCTCAGCATGGCATTATCCAACCCACTTCAGTCATCAAACCTACAGCCCTTACAGGTATGTAAATCCTGCGTGGCATCTTGTGGagaagatgaaattaaaaatgagttgCATTTCTTCTAATTGTTGTAGTGCCTCTTGTTACGTGGACATTTGATCTTCTGTGAATGAGACTTATTTCTTCTATGCTACTAAAAGCTTTCTGATCGTATGAGTTAGTAGTTgattaatatattaaatatctTTCATTAAATAGGCATTTGGACTTGTTGATCTCTGTATGTTCCTTCCAACTGGACTGTTCTATACTATGTTATTCTTACCTGGGGTAGATTTAAGCTATATTAGCCAAAGAATAATGAATCTGAGAAATTCTTGGACCCGTATAAGGATAGATTAACTGGAATCACTGTTATCTTTTATGGAATAACATTCTTTACTCTCCTAAAATTCCTCAGGAACGTTGGAAGTGAGACTGATGGGATGTCAGGATTTACTGGAAAATGTTCCCGGCCGTTCCCGAATGGCTGGTTCTTCTCCCATCTGCGGCAGCCCAGGCGACTTGAAGTCCTTTTCCCTAACAAGAGTTGGCCTGGGTATCCATGGCCGTAGTGTTGCAGGAAAGTACCTGCGAAATGAAGAGCTGTGTAGTGAGTATGAGGCTCTTTGCTGGATGTGAGTGGCACTTGGGGGCAAGGGGCTTCTCTTCTGAGTACTACGTTATCCTAGTACGAGGCTGCAAAACTAAGTCACATCATATCTAATCTTCCTGGCTATCTCCTGGAAATTGTGTTTGGTTGGGATAGTCATCTTCAGCATGAGAGATTTATCTTTAGTTTTATAGCAGTGTAAAAGACTATAATCcacattttctcctttgtcCAGATGAAGTCCTTGCTGTGCTCAAAGTGGACAATAAAGTCGTTGGCCAAACAAACTGGGGACCAGTAAATAACCAGGCATGGGACCAGAGCTTTGTCATTGAGCTAGACAGGGTAAGATGGCTTAAGTTTTCCTGAGTTGTGTTTGGTTTTCCATTTTACCTTACACAATTTGCTCATTTAGTTGCAATTCCATTTGATTggcactgtccccatgtcctttTATGTACTAGTTATCCTAGTCTTCCCCTCAAGGCAGTGCATCTCTGGCAGAAATTCAGCCTGAACAACATCTGTTGTCCTTTGTTCTGTATCTaagtagttttattttatcttactAGCAAATTGACTCTAAGAAAGATTCCTGAAATGTGGAGCAAAAGCAGCTATCTCCGAAAGGTTTTGTAGCTGGGAAGATCTGAAAATGTCAGAGGCAGAGGGGGAGCAGAAGGATGAAGAAGTTGCTTATGCACACTGTCTAGTTAACCGAATTTAACAGCAGCGTGTGTGTGGCACATCCGGATCATGGGGCAGCATGtaactcttctgcttttttgtctCCACCACCCATCTCCCATTCCCTCTAGTCTCGTGAACTCGAAATTTCAATTTATTGGAGAGACTGGAGAGAACTGTGTGCAGTGAAGTTCTTACGTTTGGATGATTTCCTTGATAATGAACGCCATGGGATGTGCCTCTTGCTTGAACCCCAAGGAATGCTTTTTGCAGAGGTAGAAATGtcaactttgtttctttttcagataaatCTGTCTGTTCAGGGTGCCGTGCCTGCCCTGAGAGCAGCTGTTCAACCCAGTACACAAGGAACAGAAGGACTAATAATCTAGAAGGGTAGAGTGACACCTGAAATACTTTTCCATCAATATCACATATATGAATAAGGAGCAATGTGATATTATAAGACATACCCTGAAGTGACACTTCAGCTACTCCTCTGTACTTACGTGTGTGCACTGTGAAAACCATAGTTTTTTATTTGCTCTCATTATGAGTCATTGGTGACACTTTAGTTAGACGTAGGGCTTAATGGTCAGGTTTGAATTACACAGGCTATAGAATCAGAGTTCAATATTCCCTCTGGTTATACTTATTTTACCATCTTTCTGAAGTTAGTAATAAAGAGTTAAATGCTATCCATGAAGAGATCATCCAGATAATCCTTTACATGCTACAGTGCTTTCTTGTCGTGTTGTGATGAAAGACCCCATGCTTAACTTTCCAAAAGCAGGATCTTGACCTTACGGACCAAAATTTACCTCCCATCCTTTGTGTTTAGTggttgtacttttttttttaatttaatttttgtgcCATGgactgctactttttttttcccccaccttACAAATGGCTGCATTATAAAGCAGCTTTTAATGTATAGCTTTGAGttagattaattttatttatgataTGAATTGGTCTCAAGTTTTTgggttttcttcatttcaggaCACAGAAAATTCCAACCACAGTTGAAATAACAGATGTTTAGACAGTGAAGCTAGAATAACATGATCTGGAATCTGTAGGAGTGATTCCTAGCTTACCAAAAAGATATGAATGGAGAATTTGATGAGAGAGCATGTGTGCAAGTTTGCATTCACAGTGTAAATGCactattttgaaaaatcccCTTTGCTTCTCTGACAGGTGATGTTCTGTAATCCTGTCATTGAGAGAAAGCCAAAACTGCAGCGACAGAAACGTATTTTCCCCAAACAGAAAGGTGAGCTCCTATTACTGAAAGGTAACTGACTATCTGGGGTGTGTGGGTGAGCGCAGGAGTTTGCACAAGTAGTCTGCCATGCACTCCTATCTCATTAAATTTGTGAGACGCATTAAAATGCTTGCTAATTGCTGTGTGTAAGTAGGTGGATTTCATTATTATGCTATAATGT
This window of the Meleagris gallopavo isolate NT-WF06-2002-E0010 breed Aviagen turkey brand Nicholas breeding stock chromosome 19, Turkey_5.1, whole genome shotgun sequence genome carries:
- the PKN3 gene encoding serine/threonine-protein kinase N3, which encodes MMAAGSPQGSCLLQLGNGVNLMDPSFQQKLEGEKELLRRAIQKELKIKEGAENLRKATTDRKNLAHIEHVLKSSNRKLEQLHWELQELNARIVITDKEDSKTVCADGSLSPDPCLWERNPDPLARKVEALKKQLHVEMKVKQGAENMIQMYSSATSKERKLLATAKQMLQDSKTKIEIIRMHIVKVSQSAGGMEDTVDPAVRLGATISAVELRIEELRHRLRIEAAVAEGAKNVLKILGGSRVQDRKFLAEAQGRLQESSQKIDLLRLSLERQLSGLSPDHPKRALIKQELVNTSSLGAQHGIIQPTSVIKPTALTGTLEVRLMGCQDLLENVPGRSRMAGSSPICGSPGDLKSFSLTRVGLGIHGRSVAGKYLRNEELCNEVLAVLKVDNKVVGQTNWGPVNNQAWDQSFVIELDRSRELEISIYWRDWRELCAVKFLRLDDFLDNERHGMCLLLEPQGMLFAEVMFCNPVIERKPKLQRQKRIFPKQKGKEFLRAPQMNISVAAWGRLMMSFLPPCSSISTLSPPLHDSMHADFSPVPLQNHVNSITKLSSDFPEAKLTYGDEAPPKPPRLFLMAKSKEPTPSPADSPCLKRLHVEEKTCSSALTEFAIQASPRKGAVHLEDFHCIAMLGRGHFGKVLLAQYKATGKLYAIKALKKKDIIRRDEIDSLNCEKRIFEVVNSSDHPFLVNMFACFQTPHHACFVMEYTPGGDLMMRIHEDVFPERTAQFYTACVVLGLQFLHEKKIVYRDLKLDNLLLDAEGFVKIADFGLCKEGIGFGDRTNTFCGTPEFLAPEVLTDISYTRAVDWWGLGVLIYEMLVGESPFPGDDEEEVFDSIVNDEVQYPRFLSSEALSIIRKLLRKCPERRLGAGEKDAEEVKIQPFFKEMDWDALYAKTLKPPFVPTLKDPTDISNFDEEFTSQKPILTPPEEVALLSRKEQAVFKDFDFVSKHLLYA